The Lysinibacillus irui sequence TGTTCATCTGATTTATAGGCTGCCGGCATACCAGCCATTTGTCCGATTTCATAGCCGAAAATAGTGACATCTACATCATGATGACGAACTTCATCGGAAATGACTACAGCGCCAACATCAAGAGCTTCATCATACCCACCTGCAGATCCTGTATTAATGACAACATCTGGCTTAAACTCATGTAAAAGTATTGTCGTAGACATGGCAGCATTCACCTTACCAATACCACTTTTTAATAACACGACTTCCTTACCCTCATAAGTTCCTGTTGTGTATTCACTACCTGCGATGGTTGTACTTTGTGCATCGTTTAATGCTGCTCTTAGTAGCTCTACTTCCTCTTCCATTGCGCCAATTACTGCAATTTTCATGAACTGTTACTTCCCTTCTTTATCAACTCTATTAAAAATAATCAAAAGAGTGATTTTCGTCAATAGGCGCCTTCTAATGTGTTCAGTTGCTCTAGCTTCACAGGCAACCAGCCTTCATTGTCAACCCATTCCATGCTGACACGGTACATTTGAGATTTATCTTTACTTGAAACCGTTGCAATGGCTGAATTAGGACCACCATTATTTTGCATACGCCAGATGATCATATTGCTTTGGTCGATACCTGTCACAGTAGAAACTGTTGCTACTTTTTCAGCCCAGTCTACAGACGTATCGTCATATGAAGACACATGCTGGCCTGTTTGTGTTGTAGGTGTTGGCTGCCAGTTTTTATTCGTGATGACCTTGTCTACAATAGGATTATCTGAAGTCGATTCCTCAGGTGTCCCTTGCTCCTCTTGTGATGTCTCAGATTCCGCTTCTTCCTCTTCCTGTGAAGGTTTTTCTTCGTCGACAGCAAGATCTTTATCCTCTTCATTCGCATGCTCTTTGTCCACTTCTTTTTCTTTATCACCGCTCTTTTCCTCTTGAGCTGGCTCATCTTTTACTGCTTGATCTGCATCATCTTGCCATTTAAACACATAGGTTGCTGTGATAATAATAAGTACGACCACAACGCCAATTAAAACATTCAATAGTTTATCTAGCTTTTTATTACGAGATGGCTGCAAATGACGACTACTTCGAGTTTGTCGTTCACTCATAATGTCTCCCCCTCTCTAGCAAATATTCTATCAAGTTCGACAGCACTTGCAAAATAATTATACTCACTAAATTACTAGGAAGCCTGATAATCAAATAATGGTAAAAGCAGTTAGCCTCTCTTGGAAAGAATGGCCAACTGCTTGTACATGTTAACATTATTTAATAGAAATAATTTTTACTTTCATTTCGCCACCAGGTGTTTGAACAACTACTTCTTCGCCTTCAGCGCGGCCTAGTAGACCTTTAGCAATTGGTGATTCATTTGAGATACGGAATTCCATAGGATCTGCCTCTGCTGAACCAACAATTGTATAAGATTCTTCTTCTGTCGAAGGTTTACCATTAATAATTTCTACAAATGTAACCGTTTTCCCAAGTGATACTACACTGTTATCTGTCTCATCCTCAGAAATAATGACTGCGTTACGAATCATTGATTTTAATGTAGAAATACGACCTTCTAAAAAGGCTTGTTCTTCTTTTGCTGAATCATACTCAGCGTTTTCAGAAAGATCTCCAAAATCACGTGCTATTTTAATACGTTCAACGATTTCTTTACGTGTTTCAGTTTCTAATTTTACTAATTCTTCTTCTAATTTACGTTTCCCCTCAGCTGTCATAGGGTACTGTTTTTCATTTGCCAAAGTCCTTCACTCCTTGTTTCTTCAATATAAAAACATAAAACTCGACTAAATGCTTGGAAATTGCACTTAATCGAATTTTATTATTTTTAAACGTTTTCAAATTACGCTTTGACCTAATAGTATGCATACCTTTTTAAAATATGCATGAAAATATTGTCAATACCACTCTATCTTATTACAATACGTTGTCGGTTTCAAGAATAGTTTTAATTTTCGTGACCATTAAATCAATTGCTACCTCATTATCCCCACCTTCTGGAATAATGATATCAGCATAGCGTTTTGTTGGTTCAATAAATAAATTATGCATAGGTCGAACCGCCGATAGATACTGCTCAATTACTGAATCTGTTGTACGTCCACGCTCTTTAATATCACGCATGATACGACGAATAATTCGTAAATCCGAGTCTGTATCCACAAATAACTTAATATCCATTAAATCACGTAAATCAGCATCCTCTAGCACTAGAATACCTTCTAGTATAATAACATCCACTGGCTCAACATGAATGACTTCTTGTGCTCTCGTATGCTGCACGTAATCGTAAACAGGTTTTTCAATTGGTTGACGCACTAAAAGTTTTTTTATGTGCTCAATTAATAAATCGTTATCAAAAGCTAACGGATGGTCATAGTTAGTTCCTAGGCGCTCTTCAAATGTTAAATGACTCTGATCTTTATAATAAAAGTCTTGTTCAATGACAACAACTGAATGATCGCGAAAAACATCATAAATAGCACGTGTCACACTCGTTTTCCCTGAGCATGAACCACCAGCGATTCCGATGACAACTGGACGCTTTACTGCCATTAGTTATTCTCCTTTCGCATCATGTTATGCGGCTTTAATGGTGTCTCACATTTAAATTTAACAATTTGTAATGGATGACGGGCTGCATCTAGGCTATTGCCATCCTCATCCCATATTTCTCCCATTGTCAT is a genomic window containing:
- the mtnN gene encoding 5'-methylthioadenosine/S-adenosylhomocysteine nucleosidase; this encodes MKIAVIGAMEEEVELLRAALNDAQSTTIAGSEYTTGTYEGKEVVLLKSGIGKVNAAMSTTILLHEFKPDVVINTGSAGGYDEALDVGAVVISDEVRHHDVDVTIFGYEIGQMAGMPAAYKSDEQLMKVAEEAVKAVGEHQYGIGLICSGDAFMNDPERVEAVRRHFPQMKAVEMEAAAVAQVCYQFATPFVVIRALSDIAGKESNISFDEFLPVAAKHSTQVVLKAIASL
- a CDS encoding YrrS family protein — encoded protein: MSERQTRSSRHLQPSRNKKLDKLLNVLIGVVVVLIIITATYVFKWQDDADQAVKDEPAQEEKSGDKEKEVDKEHANEEDKDLAVDEEKPSQEEEEAESETSQEEQGTPEESTSDNPIVDKVITNKNWQPTPTTQTGQHVSSYDDTSVDWAEKVATVSTVTGIDQSNMIIWRMQNNGGPNSAIATVSSKDKSQMYRVSMEWVDNEGWLPVKLEQLNTLEGAY
- the greA gene encoding transcription elongation factor GreA codes for the protein MANEKQYPMTAEGKRKLEEELVKLETETRKEIVERIKIARDFGDLSENAEYDSAKEEQAFLEGRISTLKSMIRNAVIISEDETDNSVVSLGKTVTFVEIINGKPSTEEESYTIVGSAEADPMEFRISNESPIAKGLLGRAEGEEVVVQTPGGEMKVKIISIK
- the udk gene encoding uridine kinase, yielding MAVKRPVVIGIAGGSCSGKTSVTRAIYDVFRDHSVVVIEQDFYYKDQSHLTFEERLGTNYDHPLAFDNDLLIEHIKKLLVRQPIEKPVYDYVQHTRAQEVIHVEPVDVIILEGILVLEDADLRDLMDIKLFVDTDSDLRIIRRIMRDIKERGRTTDSVIEQYLSAVRPMHNLFIEPTKRYADIIIPEGGDNEVAIDLMVTKIKTILETDNVL